Proteins encoded together in one Fibrobacter sp. UWH4 window:
- a CDS encoding acyltransferase — translation MQKRIQELDVLRVLAMFFVITYHFGCEYAAAGLPFINLFCTTSNYDFGNIAVTIFIALSGGLLYKRYGVIGCEERCPTQPGITNDAQKKKSKFEQIKTFYVKRAKAIYPPFWILSLYIPLSMIRHLLADGNPFFMGSPFKLSLTVIGFDGYVKLFGISTYAFCGDWFVGAIVLLYLLYPLLAKCYRNFPVVTLIVLAGLYASQFLLPAEHDGIMSALPATLMFKFVIGFALIENLERLKDWRVAAVAGVAFAVLTFVDIPGRLNTDAIGTFASFALFAILFYLAPQLLRFKAASVPIQKLATLSYCVFLVQHVGIVWVQGAFVKIFEKMHWSFTQWNVLALLACTLVIIVLVAWILKLVSDKLVQKR, via the coding sequence ATGCAAAAAAGGATTCAGGAACTCGATGTCTTGCGCGTACTTGCGATGTTCTTTGTCATCACGTACCATTTCGGATGCGAATACGCGGCAGCCGGGCTCCCGTTCATTAATTTATTCTGCACCACGTCGAATTACGATTTCGGCAATATCGCCGTTACGATTTTCATTGCCCTTTCGGGAGGGCTGCTCTATAAAAGATACGGAGTTATCGGCTGTGAAGAGAGATGCCCGACTCAACCGGGCATAACAAATGACGCACAGAAAAAAAAGAGCAAATTCGAGCAAATTAAAACGTTTTATGTAAAACGGGCGAAAGCTATTTACCCGCCGTTTTGGATTCTCAGTCTTTACATTCCCCTTTCGATGATTCGGCATCTGCTTGCGGACGGCAACCCGTTTTTCATGGGCAGTCCCTTCAAGCTGTCGCTAACCGTCATCGGATTTGATGGTTATGTGAAGCTGTTCGGGATCAGCACTTACGCTTTTTGCGGGGACTGGTTTGTCGGCGCCATCGTATTACTTTATCTGCTATACCCATTGCTCGCCAAATGTTACAGGAATTTTCCGGTGGTAACGCTCATTGTTCTAGCGGGACTTTACGCATCGCAATTTTTACTACCGGCGGAACATGACGGCATCATGAGCGCCCTTCCTGCGACACTGATGTTCAAGTTCGTCATCGGATTTGCGTTGATCGAGAATTTGGAGAGGCTCAAGGACTGGCGCGTGGCCGCTGTCGCAGGGGTCGCATTTGCAGTACTCACATTCGTAGATATTCCTGGACGACTAAATACCGATGCTATCGGCACGTTCGCCTCATTCGCCCTTTTCGCCATCCTATTCTACTTGGCTCCGCAGTTGCTCCGTTTCAAGGCGGCAAGCGTCCCCATTCAAAAGCTCGCCACCCTTTCTTACTGCGTATTCCTGGTGCAGCACGTAGGAATCGTTTGGGTACAAGGCGCCTTTGTCAAGATCTTTGAGAAAATGCATTGGAGCTTTACGCAATGGAATGTCTTGGCATTGCTCGCCTGCACGCTTGTTATCATCGTGCTTGTCGCTTGGA
- the rpsA gene encoding 30S ribosomal protein S1, producing MSQNLKFGTQEDLAEILAAQGECSPNFRKANADVYAGMDCLEQGKLVTGKISQVNDQEVLIDVNYKSEGVIDRGEFKDTDSLEIGSEIEVFVEKLEDEDGRLILSKQKADFVRVWDRIHAAFENNEVVRGTLTKRIKGGVVVDLFGIDAFLPGSQIDLRQIPDINALIGQEYDLKVIKVNKARRNIVVSRRVVLEEERNKQRGDVLETLEKGQVRKGIVKNITDFGAFIDLGGVDGLLHITDMSYKRINHPTEMLQLGQEVEVMVLDFNDKKERISLGMKQLKPHPWKDIAERYPEGAIVKGKVVSITDYGAFVELDSGVEGLIHVSEMSWTQHVKHPSKILTVGQEVEAVVLKVEEDAERISLGMKQLESDPWDSIETELPPGARVVGEIRNIASFGAFVEIKEGVDGLIHVSDMSWTKKITHPNEMVKKGDKVECVVLAVDKEKRRISLSMKHLTEDPWDTIDSTYPVNSEVKGKIVRMLDRGVVVELADGIEGFIPVSKLTAEYIKVPADAFKVGDEVPAVVTEIDQNNRKIFLSVVDYFKNRESAELKTWMDSHKPGESGTTIGEAAAPKKKSSKKKAEEAEA from the coding sequence ATGTCTCAAAATCTCAAATTCGGAACTCAAGAAGATCTCGCTGAAATCCTCGCCGCTCAGGGTGAATGCAGCCCCAACTTCCGTAAGGCCAACGCCGACGTATATGCCGGCATGGACTGCCTCGAACAGGGCAAGCTCGTCACCGGTAAGATCAGCCAGGTGAACGACCAGGAAGTCCTTATCGACGTGAACTACAAGTCCGAAGGTGTTATCGACCGTGGCGAATTCAAGGACACGGACTCCCTCGAAATCGGTTCCGAAATCGAAGTGTTTGTAGAAAAGCTTGAAGATGAAGACGGACGTCTCATCCTCTCCAAGCAGAAGGCCGACTTCGTGCGCGTGTGGGATCGCATCCACGCTGCATTCGAAAACAACGAAGTCGTGCGCGGTACGCTCACGAAGCGTATCAAGGGCGGTGTGGTTGTCGACCTGTTCGGCATCGACGCCTTCCTCCCGGGTTCCCAGATCGACCTCCGTCAGATCCCGGACATCAACGCCCTCATCGGTCAGGAATACGACCTCAAGGTTATCAAGGTCAACAAGGCTCGCCGCAACATCGTCGTGTCCCGCCGCGTCGTTCTCGAAGAAGAACGCAACAAGCAGCGTGGCGACGTGCTCGAAACCCTCGAAAAGGGTCAGGTCCGCAAGGGTATCGTCAAGAACATCACCGACTTCGGTGCATTCATTGACCTCGGCGGCGTAGACGGCCTCCTCCACATCACCGACATGAGCTACAAGCGCATCAACCACCCGACCGAAATGCTCCAGCTCGGCCAGGAAGTCGAAGTCATGGTTCTCGACTTCAACGACAAGAAGGAACGCATCTCTCTCGGCATGAAGCAGCTTAAGCCGCATCCGTGGAAGGACATCGCCGAACGTTATCCGGAAGGCGCCATCGTTAAGGGTAAGGTTGTTTCCATCACCGATTACGGTGCATTCGTTGAACTGGATAGCGGCGTTGAAGGCCTCATCCACGTTTCCGAAATGTCCTGGACTCAGCATGTCAAGCACCCGTCCAAGATCCTCACCGTCGGTCAGGAAGTCGAAGCTGTCGTGCTCAAGGTTGAAGAAGATGCAGAACGCATCTCTCTCGGCATGAAGCAGCTCGAATCCGATCCGTGGGATTCTATCGAAACCGAACTTCCGCCGGGTGCCCGCGTGGTTGGTGAAATCCGCAACATCGCTTCCTTCGGCGCCTTCGTCGAAATCAAGGAAGGTGTTGATGGCCTCATCCACGTTTCCGACATGTCCTGGACCAAGAAGATCACCCACCCGAACGAAATGGTCAAGAAGGGTGACAAGGTCGAATGCGTCGTGCTCGCCGTCGATAAGGAAAAGCGTCGTATTTCCCTCTCCATGAAGCACCTCACCGAAGACCCGTGGGATACCATCGATTCCACCTACCCGGTGAACAGCGAAGTGAAGGGCAAGATCGTTCGCATGCTCGACCGCGGCGTCGTGGTTGAACTCGCTGACGGTATCGAAGGCTTCATCCCGGTTTCCAAGCTCACCGCTGAATACATCAAGGTTCCGGCCGATGCATTCAAGGTTGGCGACGAAGTTCCGGCTGTCGTGACCGAAATCGATCAGAACAACCGTAAGATCTTCCTCTCTGTGGTTGACTACTTCAAGAACCGTGAATCCGCCGAGCTCAAGACTTGGATGGACTCTCACAAGCCGGGCGAATCTGGCACCACCATCGGTGAAGCCGCCGCTCCGAAGAAGAAGTCTTCCAAGAAGAAGGCTGAAGAAGCTGAAGCTTAA
- the cmk gene encoding (d)CMP kinase — MSNSKNFVIALDGGSGTGKSTTAKIVAKTLGITYLDTGAMYRAVTLAALDKGLAAEEGPAMDELLKNLDLGFDSENHILINGVSRESEIRGMKVSSNVSIYCALPSVRAAMTEKQREIGKKQSCILDGRDIGTVVFPDAKYKFFMVTDVKVRAERRYKELLEKGEKVTLEEVLENLVERDRLDSSRANAPLKKADDAIEIDTTHISIQQQVQKILDYVGVVA, encoded by the coding sequence ATGAGCAATTCTAAGAATTTTGTTATCGCCCTCGATGGCGGTTCGGGTACCGGTAAAAGTACCACCGCAAAGATCGTGGCAAAGACCCTCGGCATTACCTATCTGGATACCGGCGCCATGTACCGCGCCGTGACGCTTGCAGCCCTCGACAAGGGACTTGCGGCCGAAGAAGGCCCCGCCATGGACGAACTGCTCAAGAACCTTGACCTCGGGTTCGACTCCGAAAACCACATTCTCATTAACGGTGTGAGCCGCGAAAGCGAAATCCGCGGCATGAAGGTGTCGAGCAACGTGAGCATCTACTGTGCCCTCCCGTCGGTCCGCGCCGCCATGACCGAAAAGCAGCGCGAAATCGGCAAGAAGCAGAGCTGCATCCTGGACGGCCGCGACATCGGAACCGTCGTTTTCCCCGACGCCAAATACAAGTTTTTCATGGTCACGGACGTGAAGGTCCGCGCCGAACGCCGCTACAAGGAACTCCTTGAAAAGGGCGAGAAGGTGACGCTCGAAGAAGTCCTCGAGAACCTGGTCGAACGCGACCGCCTGGATTCTTCCCGCGCAAACGCCCCCCTCAAGAAAGCGGACGACGCTATTGAAATTGACACTACACACATCTCAATCCAACAACAGGTTCAAAAGATTCTCGACTACGTAGGTGTAGTGGCGTAG